The stretch of DNA ATGCGTGCCCACGGCCTGCGAGCacggctgctggaggagcagcagccgcaatGGCATGCCGcagggtgtgggtgtggggtgCAGTGCTGCTCAGGTGAGGCGGACCCCTCTTATCCGTGGTGCCTCCGCTCCCCCTCGGCGCGacgccctcgctgccctcTCACCCCCGCCTGCCACAGGAGAGACGGACGGCcacaccgccgcccgcgtccggtgcgctgcttgcgtGCCTCGCCGCCCGTGACatctgcctctgcctgctggtgtgctgcgcgccccctcgcttcccttcgcggtgcgcctcctccctctcctcctccccgccccgcgccacacacgtgcacgtgtgtctctctcagCGCATGCCCGGAGACATGGGCAAcgccgcccgccccgccagagccatgcacgcgcgtcggCTCCCCTGACCGCCTGTGctgacgagcagctgcggagggagggggaggcgaacGGATGCCGGTGAGGCTGTGCGTGCCGATGGAGGGTGTCccgatgccgcgctgccgcccgtgccgccgtcgcggtggcgttgcgggTGTCCCTTGTCTGGTTTGCTacgcggctgcgtgctgagcggaggcgtgtgcggcggcgtgcacagcgacggggcggctgcagctgcctcgcacatccttctctctctctgtgtgtgaCGTGCATGACAATGGTATGCGGTGGCTGGTGGGGCTGCGCATGggcgctcgcctctctcccccatgCGGGCTCGACTGCTCCGTGTTGTCAGCGCGCTTGCCCACCGCCcccacgcgtgtgtgcgcgcgctctggtgctgctgccgctggcgctgcggtgtgtgtgcaggggccgcgccacgcacacgcacgggagtgagggggagctgcagcgaccgACCAGACGGAGCGGACGGGTGGACGGgggcgcacccgcccgctggtcatgctctctctttcgctggccgcccactccacgccgctggtctgtgcggagctccgcgctgcgtatggctcgcccctccctgcccctcgcctcctcctcatgtgcaccgctccctccctccccctccctctccctccctctctatccTTCGTTGTCACCTCGGCCAACCTTCACGGACACgcagacgtgcgtgcgcatccacACTACCCCtcacctcgctgctgctgctgtgacagcTCTACGGACCCTGcccagtcgctgcgccccgctgctcgcctctctcccccgcacgAGGCTACGTACGACGTGtcggccccctcgctctgcctGGTAAGCTCAGCAGACACCGACGCCCGAGCAATCCCGCCCACggacctgctgccgccccgctctGCTCGTGACCCTGGCTGCGAatggcgcagtgcgtgcgtcggctggtgctggcggcgacgctcgccgctgcggtggcgctgctgctgtgcacgagcagtgcgccggtggcgcgtgctgctgggaCGAACGACTtcactgcggcgcagcggacgaacacgctggcggtgctgcaggcgtttgGGCGTGCGATCCCTGAGCTTGGGGAGAAGTGGGCGGGCAACGACTTCTGCTCATGGGAGTTTATCGTGTGTAATGTTATAGGTGTGAACGTACGGGGAATCAGTCCGACGTatgccggcacgctgccggagaTACCTGTGAACGTCGACTACAGGCACGTCGTGATCAAGCAGCTCGACTTTTCCGAAATGGGGCCGGGGCTGAGCGGGACGCTGCCGGACAGCTGGAGCAAGCTGGAAGGACTGACTTCCCTTACGTTGTCGGGCAACAAAGTGAGCGGTACGCTGCCCGCCTCATGGCACTTGATGAAGCGGTTGACATCTTTGGTAATTGCAGACTTTGACAGTATCACCGGCAGCCTGCCGCCTGAGTGGAGCTCGATGCCTAATTTAAACGCTGTGGAGCTGAAGCGACTAAAACTGAGCGGTACGTTGCCTGCGGACTGGAGCTCTTTGAAATCACTGTCGAACGTCGTTCTTGAGGACACGCCGATCACAGGCTTGTTGCCCCCGGAGTGGGCCTCGCTGGAGAGAATACAGCAGCTGGTTCTACGGAAATTGAAGCTGACcggccctctccctcctcagTGGAGCTCAATGAAGATATTGCAGTATCTTACTCTGGATGGcactcaggtctccggcacgctgccgccccagtggagcgCGATGGCATCGGTGCGAATTCTTAACCTGGAGGGTACTGAGGTCTCTGGTACGCTGCCGCCTGAGTGGATATCGATGAGCAGGCTGCAAACTCTGAATCTGCGGCGCACGAAAGTATCCGGCACTCTGCCGCCCGAATGGAGTTCTATGAGCAGCCTGGAGTACTTTCACCTTTATCttactcaggtctccggcacgctgccgcccgagtgGAGTGGGATGTCGAAGGCCGCATACTTCTGGCTGGAATACTGCGACCTGtccggcagtctgccgccCGAGTGGTCGTCGATGCCAAAGCTGCGCGGTATCTCACTGAGCGGCAACAAGttctgcgggtgtgtgccggACTCGTGGGATCAGAAGGCTGGTCTTGTTGTGGGCATCGAGGACAAgcacaagggcagcgactgctTGGCTGCTAAGGACTgcacaacgaccaccacaaaaccccccaccacgacaacgacccCCACTAAGCCGCCTGCCACAACCACCACTGAGGCACCGGCTGAacccacgaccaccactgaggcaccggctgaacccacgaccaccactgaggcaccggctgaacccacgaccaccactgaGGCACCGGCTGAACCCACAACCACCACTGAGGCACCGGCTGAACCCACGACCACTGCTACCCCAACAAACACGCCGACTCCTGCACCAGAGACGGAGTgcgaggtggatgggtgtgaggtgtgcgagggggactccgctgcgaggtgcgcgaggtgccgtGAGGACTACTTCCTGACGGACGAGAGGACGTGCCTGGTGTActgcgatggcggtgttgctgctgtgtcgagcggagtggcagcagcagctgttgtgtgcgtggctgtgctgttcagcgtggggctggcggcgtgaggacgctgctgctgttgcgcgcaggcagcggcccccgctgcgtggcacacgactgtctgcgtgcttgcgtgcagcgccgccccctgcgttggcgtgcgcgtgcgtgtctctgtgagcatggctgccagtggtgccctcgctcctgcctctcggtgcctctgcctctctcggCGTGTTGATGCTGTGGGCTGTGTGTGGGGCTctcatgcggcgctgctgctcccgcggtgtcgctcctctgccccgactctctctgctgccctcctctctcgcatgcgggcgagggaggggtggcacgtgcgcgcgcgccgctgcgcttgcgagtgtgctgtgcactgccgtgcgctctctcctctttctctttccgttcgcttgtcttctctcttctcccccctcccccgcactgcggtctcccctcctctgccgtgcggtgcgcagacgagggatatgccgctgtgcctcccccctttcatGGAGCGCCGAGCCGATCCCCCTTCGGCCTCGCTCCTCGCTCCCCCCGGGTAGGCCCTGTCTGTTGCACATCTCGCAGGACCGTCTCTTGAtgtctgcctcggcgcctcATGCCGCAGAGCCcgttcgcgtgtgccggcggccttgcctgtgctgctgcgggcctTCGGCTCTTTCCCTGTGTGGTGCCGTTCCCCCTGTgcctggtgccgctgctgcctgcgcatgGCGAGcgggccggtgctgccgcatccccccccgcctcgtgtgcgcacacacccgtCCGTGGGCGGGGCCGGCGTCTTGCGCGTCGTTGCACTGCGTTTGCTTTTCCTCTGTTCTCGGCGTCACTGGCGTCCCTACCATCCGTAGCGCGTGGTCGTGctgcccgtgctgctgtcttgaGCCGTGCTTGGTGCTTGCACCCACTGCGACGCACTTGGCCACTGCCCTGCCGCTCATCATTATTATCTGCATCGAGGAGctcgtgccgcgtcgcacagctctgcgcgcacgcacgggagtgagggggagctgcagcgaccgACCAGACGGAGCGGACGGGTGGACGGgggcgcacccgcccgctggtcatgctctctgtttcgctggccgcccactccacgccgctggtctgtgcggagctccgcgctgcgtatggctcgcccctccctgcccctcccctcctcctcatgtgcaccgctccctccctctccctccctctctatccTTCGTTGTCACCTCGGCCAACCTTCACGGACACGCAGACGTACGTGCGCATCCACACTACccctcgcctcgctgctgctgctgtgacagcTCTACGGACCCTGcccagtcgctgcgccccgctgctcgcctctctcccccgcacgAGGCTACGTACGACGTGtcggccccctcgctctgcctGGTAAGCTCAGCAGACACCGACGCCCGAGCAATCCCGCCCACggacctgctgccgccccgctctGCTCGTGACCCTGGCTGCGAatggcgcagtgcgtgcgtcggctggtgctggcggcgacgctcgccgctgcggtggcgctgctgctgtgcacgagcagtgcgccggtggcgcgtgctgctgggaCGAACGACTtcactgcggcgcagcggacgaacacgctggcggtgctgcaggcgtttgGGCGTGCGATCCCTAAGCTTGGGGAGAAGTGGACGGGCAACGACTTCTGCTCGTGGGAGGCCGTCTTGTGCGATGCGCCGGACGTGTACGTGTCGGGAATCAGTCCGACGTatgccggcacgctgccggagatgcCTGTGAACGTCGACTACACGACCGTCATGATCAAGCAGCTCGACTTTTCCAAAATGGGGCCGGGGCTGAGCGGGACGCTGCCGGACAGCTGGAGCAAGCTGGAAAAACTGACTTTCTTTACGTTGTCGGGCAACAAAGTGAGCGGTACGCTGCCCGCCTCATGGCACTCGATGAGATCTTTGGAGTCGTTGTCGATTGAAAAGTGTGAAAGCATCTCCGGCAGTGTGCCCCCCCAGTGGGGCTCGATGAAATCGCTGAGTTTTCTTAATCTGGATGGCGCGAAGGTCtccggcagtctgccgccccagtggagctcGATGACATCGCTGACTGCTCTCAATCTGCGGGGCACAAgcatctccggcacgctgcctcCCCAGTGGGGCTCGATGAAATCGCTGAGTTTTCTCAATCTGGAAAACACGaaggtctccggcacgctgccgccccagtggagctcGATGACATTGCTCGCCGCTCTCGATGTGCAGGGcactcaggtctccggcacgctgccgccccagtggagctcGATGAGAAAGCTTACACATCTGCTGCTCACCGATACTTTGTTGTCCGGCACGCTTCCTGCTGAGTGGAgtgcgctgcagtcgctTGATACACTGCGGCTGTCCGGCAGTAAGttctccggcacgctgccgccccagtggagctcCATGAAAAAGCTTACGCAGCTACTGCTCGACGATACGTTGTTGTCCGGCACGCTTCCTGCTGAGTGGAgtgcgctgcagtcgctTGATACACTGCGGCTGTCCGGCAGTaaggtctccggcacgctgccgccccagtggagtGGGATGTCGAAGGCCCGgtccctgcagctgcaggactGCGACCTGTCCGGCAGTCTGCCCTCTTCGTGGTCTGCGATGCCGATGCTGGCTTCCGTCTCTCTTAAGGGCAACAAGttctgcgggtgtgtgccggACTCGTGGGATCAGAAGGCTGGTCTTGCTGTGGACATCGAGGACAAgcacaagggcagcgactgctTGGCTGGGAGGGAGTgcacaacgaccaccactaagccCCCTACCAtgaccacgaccaccactaagcccaccgccacgacaacgaccactACGAACCCCACTAACTTTCCCCCTACGCCGACGACCACGACTGAGCCGCTTACCACAACCAGCACTGAGGCACCAGCTGAACCCACAACCACCACTGAGGCACCGGCTGAACCCACGACCACTGCTACCCCAACAAACACGCCGACTCCTGCTCCTGAGACGGAGTgcgaggtggatgggtgtgaggtgtgcgagggggaCTCCGCTGCGAGGTGCGCCAGGTGCCGTGAGGACTACTTCCTGACGGACGAGAGGACGTGCCTGATGCACAacgatggcggtgttgctgctgtgtcgagcggagtggcagcagcagctgttgtgtgcgtggctgtgctgttcagcgtggggctggcggcgtgaggacgctgctgctgtcgcgcgcaggcagtggcccccgctgcgtggcacacgactgtctgcgtgcttgcgtgcagcgccgccccctgcgttggcgtgcgcgtgcgtgtctctgtgagcatggctgccagtggtgccctcgctcctgcctctcggtgcctctgcctctctcggCGTGTTGATGCTGTGGGCTGTGTGTGGGGCTctcatgcggcgctgctgctcccgcggtgtcgctcctctgccccgactctctctgctgccctcctctctcgcatgcgggcgagggaggggtggcacgtgcgcgcgcgccgctgcgcttgcgagtgtgctgtgcactgccgtgcgctctctcctctttctctttccgttcgcttgtcttctctcttctcccccctcccccgcactgcggtctcccctcctctgccgtgcggtgcgcagacgagggatatgccgctgtgcctcccccctttcatGGAGCGCCGAGCCGATCCCCCTTCGGCCTCGCTCCTCGCTCCTCCCGTGTAGGCCCTGTCTGTTGCACATCTCGTTGGACCGTCTCTTCGTGTTGCCtcggcgcctcgtccgcagagccgcgttcgcgtgtgccgcctctcAGACTTCAGCCTTACTGTGATTGTCTTCTCACAGTGcgcctccgtgtgtgtgtgtgtgccagcacgcaccgcctcttccatgTACGTCCTTGCTTGCTCTGGTGTGCCaccctc from Leishmania major strain Friedlin complete genome, chromosome 12 encodes:
- a CDS encoding putative surface antigen protein 2, with translation MAQCVRRLVLAATLAAAVALLLCTSSAPVARAAGTNDFTAAQRTNTLAVLQAFGRAIPELGEKWAGNDFCSWEFIVCNVIGVNVRGISPTYAGTLPEIPVNVDYRHVVIKQLDFSEMGPGLSGTLPDSWSKLEGLTSLTLSGNKVSGTLPASWHLMKRLTSLVIADFDSITGSLPPEWSSMPNLNAVELKRLKLSGTLPADWSSLKSLSNVVLEDTPITGLLPPEWASLERIQQLVLRKLKLTGPLPPQWSSMKILQYLTLDGTQVSGTLPPQWSAMASVRILNLEGTEVSGTLPPEWISMSRLQTLNLRRTKVSGTLPPEWSSMSSLEYFHLYLTQVSGTLPPEWSGMSKAAYFWLEYCDLSGSLPPEWSSMPKLRGISLSGNKFCGCVPDSWDQKAGLVVGIEDKHKGSDCLAAKDCTTTTTKPPTTTTTPTKPPATTTTEAPAEPTTTTEAPAEPTTTTEAPAEPTTTTEAPAEPTTTTEAPAEPTTTATPTNTPTPAPETECEVDGCEVCEGDSAARCARCREDYFLTDERTCLVYCDGGVAAVSSGVAAAAVVCVAVLFSVGLAA
- a CDS encoding putative surface antigen protein 2; amino-acid sequence: MAQCVRRLVLAATLAAAVALLLCTSSAPVARAAGTNDFTAAQRTNTLAVLQAFGRAIPKLGEKWTGNDFCSWEAVLCDAPDVYVSGISPTYAGTLPEMPVNVDYTTVMIKQLDFSKMGPGLSGTLPDSWSKLEKLTFFTLSGNKVSGTLPASWHSMRSLESLSIEKCESISGSVPPQWGSMKSLSFLNLDGAKVSGSLPPQWSSMTSLTALNLRGTSISGTLPPQWGSMKSLSFLNLENTKVSGTLPPQWSSMTLLAALDVQGTQVSGTLPPQWSSMRKLTHLLLTDTLLSGTLPAEWSALQSLDTLRLSGSKFSGTLPPQWSSMKKLTQLLLDDTLLSGTLPAEWSALQSLDTLRLSGSKVSGTLPPQWSGMSKARSLQLQDCDLSGSLPSSWSAMPMLASVSLKGNKFCGCVPDSWDQKAGLAVDIEDKHKGSDCLAGRECTTTTTKPPTMTTTTTKPTATTTTTTNPTNFPPTPTTTTEPLTTTSTEAPAEPTTTTEAPAEPTTTATPTNTPTPAPETECEVDGCEVCEGDSAARCARCREDYFLTDERTCLMHNDGGVAAVSSGVAAAAVVCVAVLFSVGLAA